One genomic segment of Catalinimonas alkaloidigena includes these proteins:
- a CDS encoding PQQ-binding-like beta-propeller repeat protein: MLRGFILIISGLLMVGSCQQPELESQSSRGRITGVDWPTYGGNNAGNRYSVLDQINKENIHELQLAWTFDTGENNDPNERAMNLQCQPIVVNGILYGTTPQMKVFAVHAGSGEQIWKFDPFADPEKRPRYHPVRGVMYWADGDDQRILYTAGASLYAINANTGEKILSFGEQGEVDLHTGLGGEETLGYNVANYSIRVTTPGVIYKDLLITGSSVSESGSALPGYIRAFNVRTGELAWTFHTIPLPGEFGYETWAKDSYRKLGGANCWAGMTLDEERGMVYAGTGSPSVDFYGGAREGENLFANCVIALNAETGERVWHFQTVHHDLWDRDIPCPPNLLTVRHDGKMIDAVAQATKDGYIFLFDRDTGTPLFEVEEVPVPTSPALPGEKPWPTQPVPTRPAPFSVQELTEDNLTDRTPEAHAYALERFRNSRHGSKYMPPSLEGSLYFAFGGGAEWGGNAADPQGILYQNANNMLWWLKMKEVEAQEVSAKLSKGASLYNVNCATCHGAIDKGNSQNSQGQAYPALVDVGKRMSRAQISTILESGRGRMPSFQHLPKEDRDAIVRYLFQPETDAEPVVDIHNTKAEASHQGGEDFPYMPPYVNNGHVQFRDQENYPAVEPPWGTLSAIDLNSGEYKWQVPLGEYPELSEKGLAPTGTENHGGPIVTAGGLLFIAATYDEHLRAFDTSTGEVVWKYKLPAGGFATPITYMVDGRQYIVIAAGGTRYDLKPGGSYVAFALPENK, encoded by the coding sequence ATGCTGAGAGGCTTTATATTGATCATATCTGGCTTGCTGATGGTAGGGAGTTGTCAGCAGCCTGAGTTAGAGAGCCAAAGTTCCAGAGGACGTATAACCGGTGTGGATTGGCCTACTTATGGAGGAAATAATGCTGGAAATCGATACTCAGTTTTAGATCAGATTAACAAAGAGAATATCCATGAGCTACAATTGGCATGGACATTTGATACGGGAGAGAATAATGATCCTAATGAGCGGGCCATGAACCTGCAATGTCAGCCTATCGTGGTAAACGGAATTTTGTATGGCACTACACCGCAGATGAAAGTTTTTGCCGTACATGCCGGCAGTGGTGAGCAGATTTGGAAATTTGATCCCTTTGCCGATCCTGAAAAGCGGCCTCGTTACCATCCGGTACGGGGAGTCATGTATTGGGCAGATGGGGACGACCAGCGTATTTTATATACCGCGGGAGCCAGCCTGTATGCCATTAATGCCAATACGGGTGAAAAGATATTAAGCTTTGGAGAACAGGGTGAAGTGGATTTACATACTGGTTTGGGGGGAGAAGAAACTTTGGGTTATAATGTGGCGAATTATTCTATTAGAGTCACTACGCCGGGAGTGATATACAAAGATTTACTGATCACAGGCTCCAGCGTATCAGAATCGGGGAGTGCGCTGCCAGGTTATATCCGCGCTTTCAATGTGCGCACTGGTGAGCTGGCCTGGACCTTTCATACCATACCGCTTCCCGGTGAGTTTGGCTATGAGACCTGGGCAAAAGACTCTTACAGAAAGCTGGGAGGCGCTAATTGCTGGGCAGGCATGACGCTGGATGAAGAAAGAGGAATGGTCTATGCCGGCACCGGTTCTCCCTCCGTTGATTTTTATGGAGGGGCAAGGGAAGGGGAAAACCTGTTTGCCAATTGTGTCATTGCCCTGAATGCTGAAACCGGTGAAAGAGTATGGCATTTTCAGACCGTGCATCATGACCTCTGGGACCGGGATATTCCTTGTCCTCCCAACTTGCTGACGGTCAGGCATGACGGGAAGATGATAGATGCGGTAGCCCAGGCTACCAAAGATGGATACATTTTCTTATTTGACAGGGATACAGGCACACCCTTGTTTGAAGTAGAAGAAGTGCCCGTGCCTACCTCTCCAGCCTTACCGGGAGAGAAGCCCTGGCCTACTCAGCCTGTTCCTACCAGGCCTGCTCCTTTCTCTGTACAGGAGCTTACTGAAGATAACCTCACGGATCGTACGCCGGAGGCACATGCCTATGCCTTAGAACGTTTTCGAAATAGCCGGCATGGTAGTAAATATATGCCGCCCAGTTTAGAGGGCAGCCTGTATTTTGCCTTTGGAGGAGGAGCAGAGTGGGGAGGCAATGCGGCCGACCCACAGGGCATTTTGTATCAGAACGCCAACAATATGCTGTGGTGGCTTAAAATGAAAGAGGTAGAGGCACAGGAAGTTTCAGCCAAACTATCCAAAGGAGCTTCACTGTATAATGTCAATTGTGCTACCTGCCATGGTGCGATTGATAAAGGTAATTCTCAAAACTCTCAGGGGCAGGCCTATCCGGCACTGGTTGATGTCGGTAAGCGGATGAGTCGAGCGCAAATCAGTACTATCTTAGAAAGTGGAAGAGGGAGGATGCCCTCTTTTCAACATCTGCCTAAAGAAGATCGGGATGCTATTGTTCGCTATTTGTTTCAGCCCGAAACGGATGCAGAACCGGTGGTAGACATTCATAATACAAAAGCGGAAGCATCTCATCAGGGTGGAGAGGATTTTCCATATATGCCGCCTTATGTCAACAATGGTCATGTGCAGTTTCGTGATCAGGAGAACTATCCTGCCGTTGAGCCTCCCTGGGGCACTTTGAGTGCTATTGATTTAAACTCTGGTGAGTACAAATGGCAGGTGCCGCTGGGTGAGTATCCAGAATTAAGCGAAAAGGGGCTAGCGCCTACCGGCACAGAAAATCATGGTGGACCCATCGTTACCGCCGGGGGGCTGCTTTTTATTGCCGCTACCTACGATGAGCATCTGAGGGCTTTTGATACCTCCACCGGAGAAGTGGTATGGAAATACAAATTGCCTGCTGGTGGCTTTGCTACTCCCATTACCTATATGGTAGATGGAAGACAATACATTGTAATCGCTGCCGGAGGCACACGTTATGATTTAAAACCGGGAGGCTCGTACGTGGCTTTTGCTTTACCTGAAAATAAATGA